The sequence TTTGGGGATCAACCGGTCACCGTATGGGTTAAACTTGAGGTTGAAGACGCCCCGAACAGCGCTGGGGTCGTTATTGACGTTTTAAGGGCGACTAAAATTGGTTTAGATAGAGGCGTGGCTGGACCATTAATTAGCATATCGGCTTACGCCTTTAAGCACCCTCCCCTGCAGGTTGAAGATCCGGTAGCGAAGAGGTGGGTTGAAGAGTTTATAGAGGGGAAGAGGGAAAGATAGGTTCGCCGAGCATCCCGACGGATTTTAGCGGATTAACTGTAGCCACCTTTTATATGCCTCAAATATTCTACGTAATTTTTTAATTGGCTTGCTGTCCAAGTCAACCCTTAAGTTTATTGTTGGGCGCGACTCGTGTATCGGCTCCCTCTCGACGACCAGCAGCGCCGCTGAAAGATTTCCTCTCCGATCTCCTCCAGCCTCTTGTCCGGCTTCTAAGGCTCTCATAAGTCTCTCTGCAAGCCACTCGCCTTCAGATTCCTCAAATGCATCCATCATGGCTTCTAAAACCACCCCGGAGGTTAAGGCGTTCCCTGCGGCAACACAGTCTCTGCCAGCAATATGCCCCTTCCACTCCAATGTTTCTCTGCCTGTGAAGGCTGCTTTCCTACCGAACGGGTCGATTATAGATATTTGTCTCTTCTCTCTCAGCGGATCTCGTTCGAGAAGAGCGTTTATAACTGCTTCTGGAGTAAGCCCGCTGCGTAGCAGCCTTAATCCCTCAACTCCATGAAAGAAATTCGTGTATCCTTGGACGGCTAGCGCACCAACGTTTGGCTCCAAATGCGGGACAGCGCTTCCAACAGCTATAGAAGCGGAGGAGACGCTTACCCCTAAAGCCAGCGTTTCCGGGCATCTCGCAACAATGGAAAAAGTGCTGCCTAAATCACCTAAAAAACATTTTGACTTCAACCTTATCACCATCCCTAAGTTTCAAAGTCTTTCTTAGGCAGATTGGAGCGATAACCTCCACGAGATTTGTTGGGTAGCTTGGAACAAGGGGTCTTATTACTCCTCCGGGGAAGCTCGATGCTATAATGGCCCTATACAGAACGCCGGGAAAATAATTGTTTTCTGGAACTATTCTATATCCTAAACAATTGTTAATGAGCAGTTTTCTCAAAACGCCGCTGTCCTCATTGGTTAACGTTAAATTTAGAGTTCCGGGATAGGGCTTGAAGCCGAGAATCTCCTCAACCTGTTTTCTGAACCACGGTAGGGAAGAAAACTTCTTTCCTTCACCCGCGCCGGAGGAGACGAAGCCTCTTATAATCACGTATTCGCCTTCCATCCTTATCCCATTTCTTTCCAAAAATAATTTAGGTTGAAAGAAACCTAAAAAGAATATAAGTTCAGTCTCATTTCTAATCTTTGAGTGGTACGTAAGGAGATAGGCTTCCTTGAGAAAGCATACCACGATAATATCCAATTTAATTGGAAAGCTGGATTACATCTCCTCTAAAAGCATGGTTAAATTCCTAGTTTATTCCTCCTCTATAATATTCTTCTTTTCATTGATTTTTCTTCCACCCGTCATTGGTGTTCTTGAGAACATTATTTATGTTAACGCTATTTTTCAGGACCCCGGTCTCCTCTCTAGAGCTAATGCGGCAATTCTACAATCTTTTACTATGGCGTTTACAGTTGCTCTATCAGATTTGGTGGCGGCTCTGCCTCTCGCATGGTTCATAGCGAGAAGCAAAACTAGAGCAGTGCACTTCATAGACACCTTGGTCGACGTTCCATTTCTAATACCTACGGCCGCTTTGGGCTACTCTGCTCTACTTTTCTGGAGCGATCGAGGGGGGATCTCCAGAATCCTTGGGGTAGAATCCCTTGTTCCACCCGGCTTTATTCTAGTATTCCTCCTACAATTCGCCTTCTCATATCCGGTTATAGTCAGGGTTATGGTTGGAGAGCTACTGAATTATGCGGAGGTATACGAGGTGGCTGCCAGAACTCTCGGCGCAAATCCTTTGACCGCCGTTAGGACGATAACGCTGCCGCTTCTTAAGCCGGGGGTAATAGCATCTTTCCTCCTAGCGTTCGCCAGATCGCTTTCAGAGACAGGTGCAACAGTTATGGTGGCCGGCTCATGGGAGAACGGCCCCGTATTCATATTTAGAACGCTGGACGCTGTCGATCTTCCACTTCATTTAAAGAATGGGGTTTTAGTCTACGTTAGCTCCACGCTAATGTTGACATCGGTAGTGCTCTTCTTCTTAATAAGCCTGCTGGCGCCTAAACTCAGGTTTCCAGTAAAATTTGTTTTTCCAAGCATCGAGAGAAGACTTAGCAGCTCTGAAGCCATTAAGCTTAGAAACATGGTGGCGATCCTGTTTTTCCTATTCGTCGTTATATCTCCATCGCTGTTTATAGCGCTGCCAGTAGTGAACGCTCTCTTCGATGGAACAATAAACGTAGCTCTCGCAGGCTTAGACCCATGGGATAAATTCTGGCGTAGCATGTCCATCTCCTACTCTATAAGTCTATCGGCAACCCTGCTGAATATCGTTTTTGGGCTACCAGCGGCGGTATTGATCGCTAGGAGGAAGCTTGGTAGAGCTACGCCGATATTTAAGGCCTTAGTAAGTGTGCCAATAATAGTTCCATCGATAACGCTTGGTTACTCTCTAAGCCTTTTCTGGAATAGATACGGTTTCCTACATGAGTATTGGGTTCTACTCTTCTCCCATATGGCTATAACTTACACCTATTTCGTTGAGTCTATGGCTGCAGCCATAGAAAGCATTCCTCTAGAAATAGAGGATGTGGCGAGCACCTTGGGGGCGAAGCCATTCATGATATTTCGCAGGATAACTCTTCCATTAACAAGGTACTCCGCTTTTTCAGGCGCAATTCTAGTTTTCACTAGGGCTTTAGGTGAGACTGGGGCAGCCAAAGCTGTTGCGAAAACGCAGGAGTGCTGGACTCTCCCAGTCTTACTGGTTGGCTGGATTAAGAGCGGAGCGATTACTGGTTCACAGAAAGCGCTGGGCGCAGGGCTATATATAGCCCTGTCCTTTGTAGCCCTCTTAGCCCTAAGGTTTCTGATGAGGAGGTCAAAGTAGTAAAATGCCATCAATAAAGCTCGTGAACGTTACTAAAAGCTACGGAAATATAGCTGCGATAAAAAATCTAAGTTTAACCGTAAACGATTGTGAATACGTGTGCGTATTGGGGCCGACTGGAAGCGGGAAAACAACGCTGCTTAAACTTATTGCGGGGGTTATTAAACCGGATAAAGGCGAAATATATATTGACGGTAAGCTCGTAAATGATGTTCCACCGCAGGAGCGCAATGTGGCATATGTCCCTCAGCATTACGCGTTATTTCCACATCTAAGCGTAATAGAAAACGTTGCCTTCGGACCCTTATCTAAAGGCCTTAGAAAGGAAGACGCCTATAATGTGTCGATGAGCATGCTTGAGATGACGAGGCTTTCATGGAGAGCGAATTCCTTCCCGCATGAGCTTAGCGGCGGCATGCAGCAGCGCCTAGCTCTTGCGAGGGGGTTGGCTTCAGGGGCTAAAATACTGCTTCTAGATGAGCCGCTAGGGGCTTTAGATGCTAGGCTGCGTGTTGAGCTCAGATATAAACTTAAAGATCTTGCTGAGAAAAATAAGCTAACAGTGATACATGTTACTCATGATCAGGAGGAGGCCATGTCTATAGCCGACAGAATAGTGGTCTTGAGGAATGGTGAGATAGTTCAGGAGGGGTCGCCTTCCCACATTTATGATGAGCCCGTAAATATTTTTGTGGCGCATTTTGTTGGGGGAGCGAACTTCTTTGAGGGGTTTATCGCCGAGATAGACGAGCATGGCTCTTGGGTTCAGCTAAGAAACGGTTTTCTTCTGCGGGTTAATGATGCTTCTAGGCATGTGGGTGAAAAGGTTGTTGTGATGGTGAGAGAAGAGAAAATTGAGGTTCTTAAGTCGGTGAGGAGAATTGAGGGAATAAATTTGTTGCCTGGGAGAATAGAAGAGATTAGGTTTCTTGGAGACTTCACTTCATACCATATCCTGCTAGATAATGGAGATAAAGTTGTTTCAAAGATGCCGACCCTTACAGGCATTGGGAGATTTAGGGTTGGGGAAAGAGTTTACGTTCGCTTAAAACCAGAAAATTTGAGGACTTATAGTTATCCTCCACATGGGCTTTACAAGGAGCTAGAGGTGATATAGTATTCCGCCTATTCGCCTTGTTAACGTAACAAAAAGATACGGGAACATAATTGCCTTAAAAAGTGCTAATCTCAAAGTTGAGGATAAAGAATACTTATGTATTCTCGGCCCCAGCGGGTGCGGCAAAACAACGCTGATAAAATGTATAGCCGGCATCATTGAACCCGATGAAGGCGAGATATACATAGGCGATAGGATCGTAAACGGGCTCCCCATGGAGGATAGAGGTGTTGGATATGTCTTCCAAGAGATCGCGCTCTTCCCACATATGAGCATATACGATAATGTTTCTTATGGCCCGTTTGTTAAAGGATGGAAGATCACCGCGGCCAAGGACCTGATTGAAGAGATGCTTAACATGATGAAGCTGCGGGATAGGGCTGGGGATTATCCAAGCGCGCTCAGCGGCGGTGCAAGGCAGAAAACGGCTGTAGCTAGGGCTTTAGTCTCCGGCTCGAAGCTACTGTTACTTGATGAGCCTCTCGGCTCGCTTGACGCTAAAGTAAGGGTGCTTCTAAGATACGAGTTAAGGAGGCTTGTTAAGGACCTAGAGCTAACAGCAATCCATGTTACTCATGATCAGGAGGAGGCCATGTCTATAGCCGACAGAATAGTGGTTATGAGGGCTGGCGAGATAGTTGAGGTTGGCACACCGCTAGAACTTTATATGCGCCCGAAAAAGATTTTCACCGCGAACTTTCTCGGGGAAGCGAACTTTTTTACGGGCGAAATATTGGAGAGAAATGAGCACGTGAAGATTAATGCTGAGGGAGCCATCCTCTATAGTTCAAATAGGGTTGATTTTGAGGGCAAAAAGGTTATCGCAGCCATAAGACCTGAGTTCATCATCATGAGAAAGGATGGATCTTCTAAGGGAGCATGGAGGGGCGTTATCGAGAGGAAGGCTTTCTTAGGTAGCCTAGTTCGCTTTGAGGTCCGCATGAATAATGGGATCTTAGTTGTCGTTAAAAAACCCTCCTTGGAAGCCCCTAAATTTAATGTTGGAGATAACGTGAGCATAATTATGCCCCATGAATTTCTGCTTTTATATCCGTATCCCGAAGAAGGTTTAGAGAAAGCGATCTCCATAGAGTAGGAAACCTCAGTATTTTCCAGTCCAACAGTATAGGCATAAATCTTCCTCTTTCAAGCCCCTATTGTTTGGGGCTTCGATAACCGCCTTAACGAGGTTTTCCACAGTTTGAAACTTTAGGGTTGTGAATCCAATCATCTCGCGGATTTTTTCAACCATAAACTTATATTCTTGGCTTGTTGGATCCAGATACCTGCTTAGATCACCCTTTATCTCGCCTATGGCCTTATAGGTTGCTAGATCCTCGATGCTTGTCGACACATCATATA is a genomic window of Candidatus Bathyarchaeia archaeon containing:
- a CDS encoding DUF1028 domain-containing protein; the protein is MKSKCFLGDLGSTFSIVARCPETLALGVSVSSASIAVGSAVPHLEPNVGALAVQGYTNFFHGVEGLRLLRSGLTPEAVINALLERDPLREKRQISIIDPFGRKAAFTGRETLEWKGHIAGRDCVAAGNALTSGVVLEAMMDAFEESEGEWLAERLMRALEAGQEAGGDRRGNLSAALLVVEREPIHESRPTINLRVDLDSKPIKKLRRIFEAYKRWLQLIR
- a CDS encoding DUF120 domain-containing protein; translation: MEGEYVIIRGFVSSGAGEGKKFSSLPWFRKQVEEILGFKPYPGTLNLTLTNEDSGVLRKLLINNCLGYRIVPENNYFPGVLYRAIIASSFPGGVIRPLVPSYPTNLVEVIAPICLRKTLKLRDGDKVEVKMFFR
- a CDS encoding ABC transporter permease subunit → MRKHTTIISNLIGKLDYISSKSMVKFLVYSSSIIFFFSLIFLPPVIGVLENIIYVNAIFQDPGLLSRANAAILQSFTMAFTVALSDLVAALPLAWFIARSKTRAVHFIDTLVDVPFLIPTAALGYSALLFWSDRGGISRILGVESLVPPGFILVFLLQFAFSYPVIVRVMVGELLNYAEVYEVAARTLGANPLTAVRTITLPLLKPGVIASFLLAFARSLSETGATVMVAGSWENGPVFIFRTLDAVDLPLHLKNGVLVYVSSTLMLTSVVLFFLISLLAPKLRFPVKFVFPSIERRLSSSEAIKLRNMVAILFFLFVVISPSLFIALPVVNALFDGTINVALAGLDPWDKFWRSMSISYSISLSATLLNIVFGLPAAVLIARRKLGRATPIFKALVSVPIIVPSITLGYSLSLFWNRYGFLHEYWVLLFSHMAITYTYFVESMAAAIESIPLEIEDVASTLGAKPFMIFRRITLPLTRYSAFSGAILVFTRALGETGAAKAVAKTQECWTLPVLLVGWIKSGAITGSQKALGAGLYIALSFVALLALRFLMRRSK
- a CDS encoding ABC transporter ATP-binding protein, which produces MPSIKLVNVTKSYGNIAAIKNLSLTVNDCEYVCVLGPTGSGKTTLLKLIAGVIKPDKGEIYIDGKLVNDVPPQERNVAYVPQHYALFPHLSVIENVAFGPLSKGLRKEDAYNVSMSMLEMTRLSWRANSFPHELSGGMQQRLALARGLASGAKILLLDEPLGALDARLRVELRYKLKDLAEKNKLTVIHVTHDQEEAMSIADRIVVLRNGEIVQEGSPSHIYDEPVNIFVAHFVGGANFFEGFIAEIDEHGSWVQLRNGFLLRVNDASRHVGEKVVVMVREEKIEVLKSVRRIEGINLLPGRIEEIRFLGDFTSYHILLDNGDKVVSKMPTLTGIGRFRVGERVYVRLKPENLRTYSYPPHGLYKELEVI
- a CDS encoding ABC transporter ATP-binding protein; this translates as MALKSANLKVEDKEYLCILGPSGCGKTTLIKCIAGIIEPDEGEIYIGDRIVNGLPMEDRGVGYVFQEIALFPHMSIYDNVSYGPFVKGWKITAAKDLIEEMLNMMKLRDRAGDYPSALSGGARQKTAVARALVSGSKLLLLDEPLGSLDAKVRVLLRYELRRLVKDLELTAIHVTHDQEEAMSIADRIVVMRAGEIVEVGTPLELYMRPKKIFTANFLGEANFFTGEILERNEHVKINAEGAILYSSNRVDFEGKKVIAAIRPEFIIMRKDGSSKGAWRGVIERKAFLGSLVRFEVRMNNGILVVVKKPSLEAPKFNVGDNVSIIMPHEFLLLYPYPEEGLEKAISIE